A DNA window from Loxodonta africana isolate mLoxAfr1 chromosome 7, mLoxAfr1.hap2, whole genome shotgun sequence contains the following coding sequences:
- the LOC104846811 gene encoding membrane-spanning 4-domains subfamily A member 6A-like, translating into MAQNQIFIQAEEFSGIENPFEKSTITTTTPNLQALQQRGRQGGKSGLAEPRTSNDALLVPEDSHHTGVERRALVRYQPQTVNNPEVTLKIMCGLMVLSLGLILVSSSFSPQFMPVYFTLLKSAYPFTAAFYVQSSLTRNTLSCLSAVVDFILLSIGLVALGHASQQCDLDKEVTPSLQYNYYYDLHTYNAKVCFVATTSVTVSILRWGIPTL; encoded by the exons atggcgcagaaccag ATTTTCATACAAGCAGAGGAATTTAGTGGTATTGAGAATCCATTTGAAAAGTCAACCATCACCACAACCACCCCCAACCTCCAGGCTCTGCAGCAGAGGGGAAGGCAGGGAGGCAAAAGCGGTCTTGCTGAACCACGAACATCCAATGATGCGTTGTTGGTGCCCGAAGA CTCTCATCATACTGGAGTAGAAAGACGGGCTCTGGTTCGCTACCAACCCCAGACCGTGAACAATCCAGAGGTGACACTCAAG ATCATGTGCGGGTTGATGGTGTTGAGCTTGGGACTCATTTTGGtatcttcttccttctctcctcaaTTCATGCCAGTGTATTTCACCCTGTTGAAGTCTGCTTACCCATTCACAGCAGCCTTCTAT GTTCAGAGCAGCCTGACCAGAAATACTTTGAGCTGTTTATCAGCTGTAGTGGATTTCATTCTCCTCTCTATTGGCCTGGTTGCTTTGGGCCATGCCTCACAGCAGTGTGACTTGGACAAAGAGGTTACGCCATCCTTACAGTATAATTATTACTATGATCTTCACACATATAATGCCAAGGTGTGCTTCGTGGCCACCACCAGTGTGACTGTAAGTATTTTGAGATGGGGTATTCCAACCTTATGA